One Longimicrobium sp. genomic window, ACGGCGCCGGCGCCCGCCGCGTCGCCGATCGTTTCCACCGCCTCGCGCTGCACGTCGGGCTCGGGGTCGCGCCGGGCGATCTCTTCCAGCGTGCCCAGCACGGACGGGTCCTTCAGCTGGCCCAGCGTCTCCACGGCCTCGCGCCGGATGTCCACGCTGCGGCCGCGGGTGGCGTAGCGGCGCAGCGCCGGCAGCGCGATCTCCACCGGGAAGTTGACGATGGTCTCCACCGCCTCGCGCTGCACGTCGGCCACGGGGTGCCCGGCGGCGATGGAGTCCAGCGCCGCCAGCGCGGCCCGGTCCCCGAATTCGCCCATCGCCTCCACCGCCTCGCGCTGCACCTCGATATCCGCGTTGGTCCAGGCCAGCCGCGCCAGCACGGGGAGCGCGCGCGCCGCGGGCTGCTCGCCCATCGACTCGGCGGCCTCGCGCCGCACGTCCTGGCTGGGGTCGCGCGTCGCGGCCCGCTCCAGCTCGCCCAGCGCCGCCTCGTCTTCCTGCTGCCCCATCGCCTCGGCGGCCTCGGCGCGCACCTCGGTCCGGCGCGCCTCGCGCAGCAGGCGGCCGAGCGCGGCCCTCGCGGCGGGGAGCCGCATCTCGCCCACCGCCTCGGTGGCGTCGCGGCGCACGTGCTCGGCCGCGTCGCCCTCGGCGGCGGCCAGCAGCCCCTCCAGCGCGTCGGCGCGCGGGTGGCGGCCCAGCGCCTCGGCCGCCGCGGCGCGCACCTTCTCCGAGCGGTCGCGCGCCAGCCAGCGCAGCAGCGGCGGCACCACCCGGTCCGTGGCGGCGTGCGCGCCGATGGCCGCCACGATCGAGCCGCGGACCTCCTCGTCGCGCTCCGAGCGCTCGCGCTCCTCCAGCAGGGCCAGGCTCTCGCCCGCGTCCGCCATCCCCAGCCAGTAGACCGGCGTGGCCCCCACCGCCAGCCCCACGCGGCCGATGCGGGTGGTCACCCGCTCCACGCGCCCGCCGGGACCGACGCGGAAGAGGATGACGGCGTCCGTGTACGAGACGCCGAACAGGTCCGGCAGCGGCCGGAGCTCCAGGTCGCTGACGTTCAGCCCGTGCATGTCGTCGACCGAGACGTTCCCGCGGATCGGGGCGGCGGGAACCGCCCAGCCCACCCAGTACGCCCGCCGCGACCCGGCCTCCCCGCGCGCCCACTCCCAGCGGCGCGCCAGCGGCTCCGCCGGGTTCGGGTGGCGGACGACGACCGGCTCCTGCCGCGCGGACCCGGCGCGGGGCTCCTCCTGCTTCGCCTCCCCCGTCTTCTCCGGCTCGGCCGCGAGCGGGGCGACGGCGGGGGCGACGGCGGCGACCCCGGCCAGGAGCGCGGCGGCCGCGGCCACGCGCACGCCGGCCCGCGACGGGGGCGGCGGTCCGGCGCGCCGCACCAGCCGCTCCACGCGCCGCGCCAGCGCCGAGCCGCCCTCCTCGGCCATCGCCAGGGCGCCCTCGGGGACGGGGGTGCCGGAGAGCGACACCCACCCGGCCACCTCCACCAGGCAGCGCGCCAGCCCCAGCGGCGAGCCGGTCTGCCGCACCGCCCAGTCGTCGCACAGGTACTCGGCCGACTCGCGCAGGCGGCGGCGGGCGAGCCGGTTGAGCGGCTGGAAGAAGAAGAGCGCCTCGGCCAGCCCGGCCGCCAGGTGCCAGAGCGGGTCGCGCCGCGCCAGGTGCGCCAGCTCGTGGGCCAGGGCGCCGCGCTGCTCCTCGACGGCCAGGTCGGCCACGAAGCGCTCGGGGACGCACACCTCGCGCGGCCCCAGCGCCATCGGCGAGGCGCAGCGCCCGCTCTGCGTCAGGCGGACGGGCGTGCGGACGCCGGCCCTGCGGCGCAGCTCGTCCAGCAGCGCCAGCACGCCCGCGTCCTCCACCGGCGCGCGCTCCCGCAACAGCCGGTGCAGCGACCACTGCCGCCACGCCAGCCGCGCCAGCAGCATCGCCGCCGCCGCGCCCCAGGCCAGGAGCGCCGCCAGCCGCCAGTCCACCCGCGCCGGCCCGCCGCTCCGGGCGGCCTCGAACACCGGGGCGTCATTGACGGACGGCGTCGCGCTCGGCGAAGGCGTCGCGGACGGGGACGGGGACCCGGTGGCCGCCGCCGTCTTGCGGTCCGCCGCCATGGTCTTCGTCTCCGGCGCCTCGGCGGACGCGGTCGTCCCGGCGGGCCGCTCGAATGCCGCGGAAGTCGGGGACGAGAGCGCCCAGCGGCCGACGACGGGGCGATAGCCGGCGAGCGCCTGCACGGGGACGGTGAGGAGCGCGCCGGCGAGGGCGGCCTTCCAGAGCGTCTCACGCCAGGCGGGGTCGCGCACCGCGCGCCAGGTGAGGAGCGCGGCGGCGCCGAGCAGGAGGGTGCTGTGGACGGCGTACGCGAGCAGCCAGGCCGCCGCGGTGTGCACGATGGGATTCATCCCTCGCCTCCCTTCAGCTCGGCCTCGCGGCGCTCGATGATGTCGCGGATGCGCGCCAGGTCGCGCTCCTCCACCTCGCTGGCGGTGAGCAGGTGGCTCACCATGGTGGCCACGTCGCCCTCGAAGAGCCGCCCCGCCAGCTCGGCGAAGTCGGCCACCACCGAGCGGCGCACCTGGCTCTCGTCCACCCGCGCGCGGTAGACGTACTGCCGCCCCTCGGTGCGGTGGGCCACCAGCCCCTTCTTCTCCATGCGGGTGAGCAGCGTGGCCACGGTGGACTGCGCGATGCGGCGCTCCTCGCGCAGCGCGTCGTGCAGCTCCAGCACGGTGGCCTCGCCGCGCTCCCAGACGACCTTCAGGATGGCGAGCTGCAGCTCGGTGAGGACGTAGCTCATGCGGGCACCGGGTGAGGGACCGGAGAAAGACGACGGCTATAGAATACAGGTGTAGTACTTCAGAGCGCAAGGGTCTCGAGCGGCGGGAACGGGAGAGTCCCTCCCCCGGCAACGGAGTCAGGCGGGCGGAGCCGGCGCAGCGGCTGTCGCCGGTGCGGGCTGGGCACGGGTGTCCGCCGAACCGCGCGAGGCCAGCCATGCGCCCGCGAGGGCGGCAGCGACGTACCCCAGCCAGTAGGTGCCCACGGCGAGGTAGCTGATGTCGAAGCGTTCCCGGGTGGAGACGAGGATCACGAGCGCCGGGAGAAGGTGCACCAGCAGCAGCACCGACAGCGAAGCCAGCGCCGCATACGAGTATCTGCGCGACGGTGCCAGCTTCCCGCAGACGAAGCCGCCCAGGGCGTACGCCACGACGGTGGCGGCCTTCCCGATCGCCACCGGCACCGGCTTCGTGTAGTCCTCGAGCGAGCCGATCGGCGTGACCAGGGGAGTGATCATGGCCGCGACCGCTCCCACGACCGCCTGCGCGCCGAAGACCGCCAGCAGCAGGAGCAGCAGGCGCGGTACCCTCATCCCGGGAATGTCCACCGTCTTCACCTCGCCCTCGGGGACCTGCCGGAAGCGGAGGGTCTCGAACTGCCGGACCAGCCCGGTGGCGACGGCGCTCAGCGCCACCCCGACCACGCCGGCGGCCTCCTTCCCGAGCAGCGCGCCGAACAGCGCCACGATCAGGGCGAAGGAGAATCCGATGGCCACGGCGGCGAAGACGAATTTCCGGTCGAAGAGCTGTGCGCTGGCCATGATCGTCACCTCCCATTGAAGCGCGGTCTCCATCCATCCCACAGGATAATGGTGCGCCCCCAGGCCGGGCCACGGTTTTCCTGAAGCCGTCATGTTCGACCGGCTGCGGGAACGGCGCGCGAGCGAAAGGCGCCCGCCGGGCGTGATCGCGCCGAGCGGGCCCGCGGACGGCGAAACGCTGTCGGTGGATGCGCGACCTGCTGATGATGCGACGGGTGCGGACGGCTTCTTCAGCCGCCTGCGGCCGTTGCGTCCCGGTAAATTCCGGCTTCAGCCGCCGCTGACGATAATCGTGCCGCGCTGGTAGGAGGGGATCGACGGGGGGGAGATGCGGATCGACATGAATGCCTCTCGGGTGGCGGGTTCGCATGGTCCGGCCCCGAACCGAGGCAGCCCGCATGCCGCACACCCGTGGAAACATCCGCATCGCCCGTAACTGCTGCAAGAGGCAGGGGTTACGAAGAAGGTTGCGCGCCGCCCCGCGGGCCGCACCGTCCCTTCCGCGCCCCATTGCAGGGGCGCGGCGTGGACGGACGGACCTCAAAGGAGGAGGAGGGCCACCGCGGCGCCGGCCATCAGCAGCCCGGCCAGGAGGCCGAGCGCGTTCAGCCAGAAGCCGTTGGTGTGCTCGCCCATCACCCGGCGGTCGTTGCACACCAGCAGGATCACGAAGATGAGCGGCGGGGCGAGCAGCCCGTTGACCACGGCGGCCCCGAAGAGCATGCGGATCGGCTCGATCCCCAGGTAGTCCATCGCCATCCCGGCGCCCAGGGCCAGCGCCATCACCGCGTAGAAGCGCCCGGCGCGCGTCGGCCGCTCGCTCATCCCCGCCGGCCACCCCTCGGCCTCGGCCACGGCGAGCGCCGCGGAGCCGGCCAGCACGGGCACGCCCAGCATCCCCGTCCCCACGATACCCAGCGAGAACAGGAGCGACGCGGCGCTTCCGGCGAGCGGGCGGAGCGCCTGGGCGGCCTGCTCGGCGGTCTGGATGTCGGTGATCCCCCGGGCGTGCAGGGTGGCGCCCGTGGTGAGCACGATGAAGTAGAAGACGACCACCGAGACGGTCATCCCGGTGACGGTGTCGGTGCGGGCGTGGCGCAGCGCCCGCTCGCTGGCGCCCCTGCGCTGCTCCAGCGTCGTGCGCCCCATCGCCTTCTCCTCCTCCACCTCCTCGGCCGCCTGCCAGAAGAAGAGGTAGGGCGAGATGGTGGTGCCCAGGATGGCCACCAGCGCCAGCAGGTACTCGCGGTCCCAGGCGACGCGCGGGAGCACGGTGGAGCGCAGCACCTCGCCCCAGTCCGGCCGGGCCAGGAACGCCGAGGCCACGTAGGCGAAGAGGACCAGGGTGAGCCACTTGAAGACGCGCGCGATCACCGGGTACGAGGCGAACACCAGCAGCGCCAGGATCGCGGCCGCGAACACCGGCACCAGCAGCAGCGACGGGACGCCGGTGAGCATCGACGACACGGCCGCCATGGCCCCCAGGTCGGCGCCGATGTTGACGGTGTTGGCGACGAGCAGGAGGAGCACCGAGGCCCAGAGCACCCAGCGCGGATAGTAGGCGCGCAGCACGCCCGACAGCCCGCGCCCGGAGCACATCCCGACGCGCGCGCACATGAGCTGGACGGCGGACATGAGCGGGAGCACGGCGGGCGCGGTCCACAGCAGCGCGAAGCCGAACTGCGCCCCGGCGGTGGAGTACGTCGACACCCCCGACGGGTCGTCGTCGGCCGCGCCGGTGATGAGCCCCGGCCCCAGGTGGCGGAAGAACCCGCGCAGGCGGTGCTTACCGTCCTCGGGGCGGGCGGGCGCCTTCGTGCCGCGCTTGCGGCTGCGGGACGTGGAGGACATGAGGACGGATGCGTGCCATGGTTGACCCGAACGGGCGACACGGGCGCCGCCCTGCGGGAAAGCACTTCGCACTTCGCACCTCGCACTACGGCTCGACCTGCCGCCCCTCGCGCAGGAATAGCATGCGGTCGCCCAGGCGCCCGGCCTCTTCGCGGTCGTGGGTGACGAAGACGAAGGGGATGCGCCAGGTCTGGTGCGCGGCCACCACCTCGTCGCCCACGGCGCGGCGGGTGTCGGCGTCGAGCGACGAGAACGGCTCGTCGAGCAGGAGCACGTCGGGGTCGGTCATCAGCGCGCGGGCCAGGGCCACGCGCTGCGCCTCGCCTCCGGAGAGCTCGGACGGGTAGCGCCCGGCCAGGTGGGCGATGCGGAAGCGCTCCAGCAGGCGACTCAGCCGCTCGCGGGCCTCGCCGTCGGCGGCGCGCGCGCCGTAGAGCACGTTGGCGGTGACGTCCAGGTGGGGGAAGAGCGCCAGGTGCTGGAAGACGAACCCGCAGCGGCGCCCCTGCGGCGGCACCCACACCTTGCGCTCGCGCGAGTACAGGAGGCGGTCCTCCAGGCGGATCTCGCCCGCGTCGGGCCGCTCCAGGCCCGCGATGAGGCGCAGCGTCATGGTCTTCCCCGCGCCCGAAGGCCCGAAGAGCACCAGGATCTCGTCCCGGACCTCGAAGTCCACCTCCAGCGTGAAGTCCGGCAGCCGCTTCTTCGCGCGGACGCTCAGCATCTCATCCCGATCTCAAGAGGGGCCCTCACCCGGCGCCGCTACCGCGTCGCCACCCTCTCCCGACTGCGGGAGAGGGTACTTTACGGATCGATGCGAGCCGCCGCCTCCCCGCGCCGGATCCGCTTCCGCGCCGAAGGAGCCCGCGCAGGCGGGCCTTTCGCCGTCGTTGCCGCGGGTTCACCCGCCCTTGCGCTGCCACCCCGGCCGCCTCCGCCGCGTCCACACGTTGAGCGCCACCACCAGGGCCATGCAGAGCGCGCTGATCACCAGCGCGTAGAGCCCCGCCGCGCGCATGTCGCCGGCGTCGGCCTCGAAGAAGATGGCGAGAGGGACGGTGGTCGTCTCGCCGGGGATGTTGCCGGCCACCATCACCGTGGCGCCGAACTCGCCCAGCGAGCGCGCGAACGAGAGCACCGTCCCCGCCACCAGCCCCGGCCACGACAGCGGCAGCGTCACCGTCAGGAACACCCTCGCCTCGCGCGCGCCCAGCGTCCTGGCCGCGTCCTCGAGCCGCGCGTCCACGGCCTGGAAGGCGGCCTTGGCGCTCTGGTACATCAGCGGGAAGCTCACCACCACGGCCGCGATCACCGCCGCATGCAGGGTGAAGAGCAGGCGCACGCCGAACGCCTGGTCCAGGAAACGGCCCACCGGCCCGTCGCGCCCCAGCAGCGCCAGC contains:
- a CDS encoding Nramp family divalent metal transporter yields the protein MSSTSRSRKRGTKAPARPEDGKHRLRGFFRHLGPGLITGAADDDPSGVSTYSTAGAQFGFALLWTAPAVLPLMSAVQLMCARVGMCSGRGLSGVLRAYYPRWVLWASVLLLLVANTVNIGADLGAMAAVSSMLTGVPSLLLVPVFAAAILALLVFASYPVIARVFKWLTLVLFAYVASAFLARPDWGEVLRSTVLPRVAWDREYLLALVAILGTTISPYLFFWQAAEEVEEEKAMGRTTLEQRRGASERALRHARTDTVTGMTVSVVVFYFIVLTTGATLHARGITDIQTAEQAAQALRPLAGSAASLLFSLGIVGTGMLGVPVLAGSAALAVAEAEGWPAGMSERPTRAGRFYAVMALALGAGMAMDYLGIEPIRMLFGAAVVNGLLAPPLIFVILLVCNDRRVMGEHTNGFWLNALGLLAGLLMAGAAVALLLL
- a CDS encoding HEAT repeat domain-containing protein, with product MNPIVHTAAAWLLAYAVHSTLLLGAAALLTWRAVRDPAWRETLWKAALAGALLTVPVQALAGYRPVVGRWALSSPTSAAFERPAGTTASAEAPETKTMAADRKTAAATGSPSPSATPSPSATPSVNDAPVFEAARSGGPARVDWRLAALLAWGAAAAMLLARLAWRQWSLHRLLRERAPVEDAGVLALLDELRRRAGVRTPVRLTQSGRCASPMALGPREVCVPERFVADLAVEEQRGALAHELAHLARRDPLWHLAAGLAEALFFFQPLNRLARRRLRESAEYLCDDWAVRQTGSPLGLARCLVEVAGWVSLSGTPVPEGALAMAEEGGSALARRVERLVRRAGPPPPSRAGVRVAAAAALLAGVAAVAPAVAPLAAEPEKTGEAKQEEPRAGSARQEPVVVRHPNPAEPLARRWEWARGEAGSRRAYWVGWAVPAAPIRGNVSVDDMHGLNVSDLELRPLPDLFGVSYTDAVILFRVGPGGRVERVTTRIGRVGLAVGATPVYWLGMADAGESLALLEERERSERDEEVRGSIVAAIGAHAATDRVVPPLLRWLARDRSEKVRAAAAEALGRHPRADALEGLLAAAEGDAAEHVRRDATEAVGEMRLPAARAALGRLLREARRTEVRAEAAEAMGQQEDEAALGELERAATRDPSQDVRREAAESMGEQPAARALPVLARLAWTNADIEVQREAVEAMGEFGDRAALAALDSIAAGHPVADVQREAVETIVNFPVEIALPALRRYATRGRSVDIRREAVETLGQLKDPSVLGTLEEIARRDPEPDVQREAVETIGDAAGAGAVELLTRLAWDHSVPDVQREAVETIGSAGGAGAVEALSRIAWEHPVPDVQREAVETMGDVGGADAAEALSRIVWRHPGVDARREAVETLGELPDQAGLAALDEILARHTDEDVLREAVETLTDFPASVSRPRLERIASTHPRQAIRAVAREELDDLATN
- a CDS encoding ATP-binding cassette domain-containing protein produces the protein MLSVRAKKRLPDFTLEVDFEVRDEILVLFGPSGAGKTMTLRLIAGLERPDAGEIRLEDRLLYSRERKVWVPPQGRRCGFVFQHLALFPHLDVTANVLYGARAADGEARERLSRLLERFRIAHLAGRYPSELSGGEAQRVALARALMTDPDVLLLDEPFSSLDADTRRAVGDEVVAAHQTWRIPFVFVTHDREEAGRLGDRMLFLREGRQVEP
- a CDS encoding BlaI/MecI/CopY family transcriptional regulator yields the protein MSYVLTELQLAILKVVWERGEATVLELHDALREERRIAQSTVATLLTRMEKKGLVAHRTEGRQYVYRARVDESQVRRSVVADFAELAGRLFEGDVATMVSHLLTASEVEERDLARIRDIIERREAELKGGEG
- the modB gene encoding molybdate ABC transporter permease subunit, with the protein product MPDWSPVLLSLRVGVTALVFVFVLGTLAARAMTRRHFPGRDVVDGLLVLPLVLPPVVTGFVLLALLGRDGPVGRFLDQAFGVRLLFTLHAAVIAAVVVSFPLMYQSAKAAFQAVDARLEDAARTLGAREARVFLTVTLPLSWPGLVAGTVLSFARSLGEFGATVMVAGNIPGETTTVPLAIFFEADAGDMRAAGLYALVISALCMALVVALNVWTRRRRPGWQRKGG